The following coding sequences are from one Bradyrhizobium sp. 200 window:
- a CDS encoding ABC transporter ATP-binding protein has protein sequence MSYFRAENLSLHFGGLKAVDSVSFAVEKGEILSIIGPNGAGKSSIFNLISRIYPPTSGKIFFEDQDITEQPAYDIAGLGIARTFQNIELFENATMLSNLLVGRHRHSATQLWQELLFLPSVRAGEKVHRRRVEQVIEFLDLEAYRDKLISGLPYGVRKVIELARALCSEPKLILLDEPSSGLNVEETDDMSFWIRDMKTELGITVLMVEHDMTLVNRVSDRVIALNYGRVLAMGSPSEVQRHPDVVAAYLGA, from the coding sequence ATGAGCTATTTCCGTGCCGAGAACCTGTCCCTGCATTTCGGTGGCCTCAAGGCGGTCGATTCCGTCAGCTTCGCCGTGGAGAAGGGCGAGATTCTCTCGATCATCGGCCCCAATGGCGCAGGCAAAAGTTCGATCTTCAACCTGATCTCGCGCATCTATCCGCCGACCTCAGGCAAGATCTTTTTCGAAGACCAGGACATCACCGAGCAGCCGGCCTACGACATCGCAGGCCTCGGCATTGCCCGCACCTTCCAGAACATCGAGCTGTTCGAGAATGCGACCATGCTGAGCAATCTCCTGGTCGGCCGTCACCGGCATTCCGCCACGCAGCTCTGGCAGGAATTGCTGTTCCTGCCGAGCGTGCGCGCCGGCGAGAAGGTGCATCGCCGCCGTGTCGAGCAGGTCATCGAATTCCTCGACCTCGAAGCCTATCGCGACAAGCTGATCTCGGGACTGCCTTACGGCGTCCGCAAGGTGATTGAGCTAGCGCGTGCGCTGTGCTCGGAGCCGAAACTGATCCTGCTGGACGAGCCGTCGTCGGGGCTGAACGTCGAGGAGACCGACGACATGTCGTTCTGGATCCGCGACATGAAGACCGAGCTTGGCATCACCGTGCTGATGGTCGAGCACGACATGACGCTGGTCAATCGCGTCTCCGACCGCGTGATTGCGCTCAATTACGGCCGCGTGCTCGCGATGGGCTCGCCGTCCGAGGTGCAGCGTCATCCCGACGTCGTTGCCGCCTATCTCGGCGCATGA
- a CDS encoding ABC transporter substrate-binding protein translates to MSKSFRALGLAVSALALTQLPAAAQTKVTDQGISASEIVIGTHQDLSGPIKVWGVPVSNGMKMAAEEINAAGGIHGRKIKLILEDSGYDPKRAVLASQKMVERDKVFAMVGPMGSPTVLAAQDILFDAGVMQLFPLTAAEFTFKFDPAKPQERLKFNNLLPYVESTRAAVKYMIEGKNFKKPCIMHQDDEYGKNVLDGFTQQVTAMKLTPASVTSYKRGASDFSAQIAKMKADGCDMVVLGTVIRETIGAMGEAKKLGWDVTFLGATPTNVLEVPALGKDAVEGLYAASGFEIPYEDTAKGKVKDWLANYKKMFGSDANTQAIIGYNAMMTFAFYAEKAGKDLTGQKMMNSLESGEKFLDIFNSPPTKFSKTDHLANTITQVQQIKNGRWVLVKEGLMF, encoded by the coding sequence ATGTCGAAATCGTTTAGGGCGTTGGGCCTTGCGGTGAGCGCCCTTGCGCTGACCCAACTGCCGGCCGCAGCCCAGACCAAGGTTACCGATCAAGGCATCTCGGCGAGCGAGATCGTCATCGGGACCCATCAGGATCTGTCCGGCCCGATCAAGGTCTGGGGCGTTCCGGTTTCCAACGGCATGAAGATGGCAGCCGAGGAAATCAATGCCGCCGGCGGCATCCACGGCCGCAAGATCAAGCTGATCCTGGAGGACAGCGGCTACGATCCGAAGCGCGCCGTGCTGGCGTCGCAGAAGATGGTCGAGCGCGACAAGGTGTTCGCCATGGTCGGTCCGATGGGCTCGCCCACCGTGCTCGCCGCGCAGGACATCCTGTTCGACGCCGGCGTCATGCAGCTCTTCCCGCTGACGGCCGCCGAATTCACCTTCAAGTTCGATCCGGCGAAGCCGCAGGAGAGACTGAAGTTCAACAACCTGCTGCCCTACGTCGAGAGCACGCGCGCGGCGGTCAAATACATGATCGAGGGCAAGAATTTCAAGAAGCCCTGCATCATGCATCAGGACGATGAGTACGGAAAGAACGTGCTTGACGGCTTCACGCAGCAGGTCACCGCCATGAAGCTGACGCCGGCTTCGGTGACGAGCTACAAGCGCGGCGCGTCCGACTTCAGCGCGCAGATCGCCAAGATGAAGGCCGACGGTTGCGACATGGTCGTGCTCGGCACGGTCATTCGCGAAACCATCGGCGCGATGGGCGAGGCCAAGAAGCTCGGCTGGGACGTCACCTTCCTCGGCGCAACGCCGACCAACGTGCTGGAGGTGCCGGCGCTCGGCAAGGACGCGGTCGAAGGCCTCTATGCGGCTTCCGGCTTCGAAATCCCGTACGAGGACACGGCAAAGGGCAAGGTCAAGGACTGGCTCGCCAACTACAAGAAGATGTTCGGCTCGGACGCCAACACGCAGGCGATCATCGGCTACAACGCCATGATGACCTTCGCGTTCTACGCCGAGAAGGCAGGCAAGGACCTGACCGGCCAGAAGATGATGAACTCGCTTGAGTCAGGCGAGAAGTTCCTCGACATCTTCAACTCGCCGCCGACCAAGTTCTCCAAGACCGACCATCTCGCCAACACGATCACCCAGGTCCAGCAGATCAAGAACGGCCGCTGGGTGCTGGTCAAGGAAGGCCTGATGTTCTGA
- a CDS encoding ABC transporter ATP-binding protein, with protein sequence MMSDVSALKVRGLTKRFDRPAVDALDLTIRTGEFYALLGPNGAGKTTTLRMVAGLLKPDAGAVSILGIDALADPVAAKQIMAWVSDEPMIYDKLTPLEYLEFVAGLWGIDPAVSEPSAHQLLASLGLAPHLHERCEGFSKGMRQKVALAGALVHDPRLIILDEPLTGLDALSARHVKGLLQDRVRAGCTVIMTTHILEVAERMADRIGVIAAGKLVAEGTLAELRQQNGRNDTSLEDMFIALVDTNAAAA encoded by the coding sequence ATGATGTCGGATGTATCGGCGCTCAAGGTGCGAGGGTTAACGAAGCGTTTTGACCGCCCGGCGGTCGACGCGCTCGACCTCACCATTCGCACCGGCGAATTCTACGCCCTGCTCGGCCCCAACGGCGCCGGCAAGACCACGACCTTGCGCATGGTCGCCGGACTGCTCAAGCCCGACGCCGGCGCTGTCTCCATTTTGGGCATCGATGCGCTCGCCGATCCCGTCGCCGCCAAGCAGATCATGGCCTGGGTCTCCGACGAGCCCATGATCTACGACAAGCTGACGCCGCTGGAATATCTCGAATTCGTCGCCGGCCTCTGGGGCATTGATCCGGCCGTGTCAGAGCCCTCCGCGCACCAGCTTCTGGCGTCGCTTGGCCTTGCGCCGCATCTGCACGAGCGCTGCGAGGGATTCTCCAAGGGCATGCGCCAGAAGGTCGCGCTGGCCGGCGCGCTGGTTCACGATCCCCGGCTAATCATCCTGGACGAGCCGCTCACCGGCCTCGATGCGCTGTCGGCGCGCCACGTCAAGGGATTGCTGCAGGACCGCGTCCGTGCCGGCTGCACCGTGATCATGACGACGCATATTCTCGAAGTCGCCGAGCGGATGGCCGACCGGATCGGCGTCATCGCCGCGGGCAAACTGGTGGCCGAGGGCACGCTCGCTGAGCTGCGCCAGCAGAACGGCCGCAACGACACCAGCCTCGAAGACATGTTCATCGCGCTCGTCGACACCAACGCAGCCGCCGCATGA
- a CDS encoding ABC transporter ATP-binding protein, with amino-acid sequence MSASDIILKLSNIESYYGPIMAIRGISLEVPRGRIVTLLGANGAGKTTVLKTISGILDPQKGSIEFLGKPIQRMEADKIVRLGLSHVPEGREVFPFLSVRENLMMGAYPRKDRDGVVEDLDRVYGYFPRLKERINQPAGQLSGGEQQMLAIGRALMNRPTLLLLDEPSLGLSPILVREIFTIIKRVNEEQGMSILLVEQNAKVALETAHYGYVLEIGRVVMNDTCERLMNSKDIQEFYLGAKEEGARGERRWKKKKTWR; translated from the coding sequence ATGAGCGCTTCCGACATCATCCTCAAGCTCAGCAATATCGAGAGCTATTACGGGCCGATCATGGCCATCAGGGGCATCAGCCTGGAGGTGCCGCGCGGCCGGATCGTCACGCTGCTCGGCGCCAACGGCGCCGGCAAGACCACGGTGCTCAAGACCATCTCCGGCATTCTCGATCCGCAGAAGGGTTCGATCGAGTTTCTCGGCAAGCCGATCCAGCGCATGGAAGCCGACAAGATCGTGCGGCTGGGCTTAAGCCACGTGCCGGAAGGGCGAGAAGTATTCCCGTTCCTGTCGGTGCGGGAAAACCTGATGATGGGGGCCTATCCGCGCAAGGACCGCGACGGCGTCGTCGAGGATCTCGACCGCGTCTACGGCTATTTCCCGCGGCTGAAGGAGCGAATCAACCAGCCGGCCGGGCAGCTTTCCGGCGGCGAGCAGCAGATGCTGGCGATCGGGCGGGCGCTGATGAACCGGCCGACTCTGTTACTTCTGGATGAGCCCTCGCTCGGGCTGTCGCCGATCCTGGTGAGGGAGATCTTTACCATTATCAAGCGCGTCAACGAGGAGCAGGGCATGTCGATCCTGCTGGTCGAGCAGAACGCCAAGGTCGCGCTGGAGACCGCCCATTACGGCTATGTGCTGGAAATCGGCCGGGTCGTGATGAACGACACCTGCGAGCGGCTGATGAATTCAAAGGACATCCAGGAATTCTATCTTGGCGCCAAGGAAGAGGGCGCCCGCGGCGAACGGCGCTGGAAAAAGAAGAAGACATGGCGTTAG
- a CDS encoding branched-chain amino acid ABC transporter permease, producing MLDFVQQLVSGIALGCVYGLIALGFVLVYKATEVVNFAQGDLMMLGGFFAFTFIGMLGLNYWLGFAGAVAAMALFGMLAERVVVRPILGYPQFSIIMATIGLGYFLRSVVGMIWGTDDFKIETPFSDGVLRIGSLVLAYDKLSVIAATIILCALLYLFFNRTTLGTAMRASSENMLAAYYMGIPVKRVVSIVWAISAAVATAAGVLLAPITFIHSNVGLVLGLKAFPAAVLGGFGSIPGAVVGGVLIGVIESMAGFYLPQGWKDVAPYIVLLVVLLLKPEGLFGIHTRKKV from the coding sequence ATGCTGGACTTCGTTCAGCAGCTCGTGAGTGGCATCGCGCTCGGCTGCGTCTATGGCCTGATCGCGCTCGGTTTCGTGCTCGTTTACAAGGCAACCGAGGTCGTCAATTTCGCCCAGGGCGATTTGATGATGCTGGGCGGATTCTTCGCCTTCACATTCATCGGCATGCTCGGCCTCAATTACTGGCTTGGATTCGCGGGCGCGGTCGCGGCGATGGCGCTGTTCGGCATGCTGGCCGAACGTGTCGTGGTGCGTCCGATTCTCGGCTATCCCCAGTTCTCCATCATCATGGCGACGATCGGGCTCGGATACTTCCTGCGCTCCGTGGTCGGCATGATCTGGGGCACCGACGATTTCAAGATCGAGACGCCGTTCAGCGACGGCGTGTTGCGGATCGGCAGCCTCGTGCTGGCATACGACAAGCTCTCCGTGATCGCCGCAACCATCATCCTTTGCGCGCTGCTGTATCTGTTCTTCAACCGCACCACGCTCGGCACCGCGATGCGCGCCAGCTCCGAGAACATGCTGGCTGCCTACTACATGGGCATTCCGGTCAAGCGCGTGGTGTCGATCGTGTGGGCGATCAGCGCGGCGGTCGCGACCGCCGCCGGCGTGCTGCTGGCGCCGATCACCTTCATTCACTCCAATGTCGGTCTGGTGCTGGGCCTGAAGGCGTTTCCCGCCGCCGTGCTCGGCGGCTTCGGTTCTATTCCCGGCGCCGTGGTGGGCGGCGTGCTGATCGGCGTGATCGAGAGCATGGCGGGCTTCTACCTGCCGCAGGGCTGGAAGGATGTCGCGCCTTACATCGTTCTTCTGGTGGTGCTGTTGCTCAAGCCCGAAGGCCTGTTCGGTATTCATACGCGGAAGAAGGTCTAA
- a CDS encoding AMP-dependent synthetase/ligase, with protein sequence MARPAVLTVADTIARSFLKSVETRGDRPAIREKKFGIWQPTSWREWLQISKDIAFGLHASGFRPGDVASIIANAVPEWVYADMGILCAGGVSSGIYPTDSSVQVEYLINDSSTKVIFAEDEEQLDKILSCRSRCPTLQKIVVFDMEGLSGFTDPMVLSLAEFTALGRNHEQGNEALWDEMIGSRRAEDLAILVYTSGTTGPPKGAMHSNRSVTHQMRHANDLFPSTDSEERLVFLPLCHVAERIGGYYVSLALGSVMNFAESPETVPDNLREVQPTAFLAVPRIWEKFYSGITIALKDATNFQKWMYRNALAIGNRVTEYRLQGDTPPLPLRLANRVAYWLVFRNIRRMLGLDRCRLAFTGAAPIAPDLIRWYLALGLDMREVYGQTENCGVATIMPPDRIKLGSVGKAAPWGEVAISPQGEILIRGDFLFMGYLNQPEKTAETIDAKGWLHTGDVGSIDNEGFVRITDRMKDIIITSGGKNITPSEIENQLKFSPYVSDAVVIGDKRPFLTCLLMIDQENVEKYAQDHDIPFTNYASLCRAPEIQDLIQREIEAVNVNFARVETIKKFYLIERQLTPEDEELTPTMKLKRSFVNKRYAAEINAMYGERAVA encoded by the coding sequence ATGGCCAGACCGGCAGTGCTGACGGTCGCCGACACGATCGCGAGGAGTTTTCTGAAGTCCGTGGAAACCCGCGGCGACCGGCCGGCGATCCGCGAAAAGAAGTTCGGCATCTGGCAGCCGACGAGTTGGCGCGAGTGGCTGCAAATCTCCAAGGACATCGCTTTCGGCCTGCATGCGTCAGGCTTCCGGCCCGGCGACGTCGCCTCGATCATCGCCAACGCGGTGCCGGAATGGGTCTATGCCGACATGGGCATCCTGTGCGCCGGGGGCGTCTCCTCCGGAATCTATCCGACCGATTCGTCAGTGCAGGTCGAATATCTCATCAACGATTCCTCGACCAAGGTGATCTTCGCGGAGGACGAGGAACAGCTCGACAAGATCCTGTCGTGCCGTTCGCGGTGTCCGACGCTGCAGAAGATCGTGGTGTTCGACATGGAAGGCCTCAGCGGCTTTACCGACCCCATGGTGCTGTCGCTGGCCGAGTTCACGGCGCTCGGGCGTAACCACGAACAGGGCAACGAGGCGCTGTGGGACGAAATGATCGGAAGCCGCCGTGCGGAAGATCTCGCCATCCTCGTCTACACCTCAGGCACCACGGGCCCGCCCAAGGGCGCCATGCATTCCAACCGCAGCGTGACGCACCAGATGCGCCACGCCAACGATCTGTTTCCGTCGACCGATTCCGAGGAGCGGCTGGTGTTCCTGCCGCTCTGCCACGTCGCCGAGCGGATCGGCGGCTATTACGTCTCGCTGGCGCTGGGATCGGTGATGAATTTCGCCGAAAGCCCCGAGACCGTGCCGGACAATCTGCGCGAGGTGCAGCCGACCGCCTTCCTCGCGGTGCCCAGGATCTGGGAAAAATTCTATTCCGGAATCACGATCGCGCTGAAGGACGCGACCAACTTCCAGAAGTGGATGTACCGCAACGCGCTCGCGATCGGCAATCGCGTGACCGAGTACAGACTGCAGGGCGATACGCCGCCGCTGCCGCTGCGGCTTGCCAACCGCGTCGCCTATTGGCTGGTGTTCCGCAACATTCGCCGCATGCTCGGGCTCGACCGCTGCCGGCTGGCTTTCACCGGCGCAGCCCCGATCGCACCCGATCTGATCCGCTGGTATCTCGCGCTCGGCCTCGACATGCGCGAGGTCTACGGCCAGACCGAGAATTGCGGGGTTGCGACCATCATGCCGCCCGACCGCATCAAGCTCGGTTCGGTCGGCAAGGCCGCGCCCTGGGGCGAGGTCGCGATTTCGCCGCAAGGCGAGATCCTGATCCGCGGCGATTTCCTGTTCATGGGTTATCTGAACCAGCCGGAAAAGACCGCGGAGACTATCGACGCCAAGGGATGGCTGCACACCGGCGATGTCGGCTCGATCGACAATGAAGGCTTCGTTCGGATCACCGACCGGATGAAGGACATCATCATCACGTCGGGCGGCAAGAACATCACGCCGTCGGAAATCGAGAACCAGTTGAAGTTCTCGCCCTATGTGTCAGATGCGGTGGTGATCGGCGACAAGCGGCCGTTCCTGACGTGTCTGCTCATGATCGACCAGGAGAATGTCGAAAAATACGCCCAGGACCACGACATTCCCTTCACCAACTACGCCAGCCTGTGTCGCGCGCCCGAGATCCAGGATCTGATCCAGCGCGAGATCGAGGCGGTCAACGTCAACTTTGCGCGCGTCGAAACCATCAAGAAGTTCTACCTGATCGAACGTCAGCTCACGCCGGAGGACGAGGAACTGACGCCGACCATGAAGCTGAAGCGCAGTTTCGTGAACAAGCGCTATGCGGCCGAAATCAACGCCATGTATGGCGAACGGGCGGTGGCGTAG
- a CDS encoding branched-chain amino acid ABC transporter permease: MRFLFKTDYEDDIRLFPHSGYVVSYGILLALLMIAPFVLSSYLVSQLVFVCIYATVGVGLMILTGFTGQASLGHAAFLAIGAYTAAYLQQYNVPFPVYFLAGGLLTGVVGALVGFPALRLTGIYLVIATISFAFIVEEVLARWESVTHGNEGMRVKTLSLFGQAVPQNGPTFYFLCLGVLILTIVGTLNLLRSPTGRAFVAIRDSETAARSMGVNVSLYKVKSFAISAAITGLAGVLFAHKLSFISPEMFTLQLSIEFIIVILIGGTFSLHGAVLGAIFLVMIDPFLTYLKDDLPGIIAGTFATFGADSVTAGKIYSNVAAVASANGLKGAIYGVIIVLFVLFEPLGLYGRWLKIKLFFQLFPLYKRATFKRQKIYVKSERNR, from the coding sequence ATGCGGTTCCTCTTCAAGACGGATTACGAAGACGACATCAGGCTGTTTCCGCACAGCGGCTACGTCGTCTCCTACGGTATCCTGCTGGCGCTTCTCATGATCGCGCCGTTCGTGCTGTCGAGCTATCTGGTCAGCCAGTTGGTGTTCGTCTGCATCTACGCCACCGTGGGCGTGGGTTTGATGATCCTCACCGGCTTCACCGGACAGGCCTCGCTCGGCCACGCCGCCTTCCTGGCGATCGGCGCCTACACGGCGGCCTATCTGCAGCAATACAACGTCCCTTTTCCCGTCTACTTCCTGGCCGGCGGCCTGTTGACCGGCGTGGTCGGTGCGCTGGTCGGCTTCCCGGCGCTGCGGCTGACGGGCATCTATCTCGTCATCGCGACGATTTCCTTTGCCTTCATCGTCGAGGAGGTGCTGGCGCGCTGGGAAAGCGTGACCCACGGCAATGAGGGCATGCGCGTCAAGACGCTGAGCCTGTTCGGTCAGGCGGTGCCGCAAAACGGCCCGACCTTCTACTTCCTTTGTCTCGGCGTGTTGATCCTGACCATCGTCGGCACCCTCAACCTGCTGCGCTCGCCGACGGGACGCGCCTTCGTCGCGATCCGCGACAGCGAAACGGCCGCGCGCAGCATGGGCGTCAACGTTTCGCTCTACAAGGTGAAGTCGTTTGCGATCAGCGCCGCGATCACCGGGTTGGCCGGCGTGCTGTTCGCGCACAAGCTCTCCTTCATCAGCCCGGAAATGTTCACGCTGCAGCTCTCGATCGAGTTCATCATCGTGATCCTGATCGGCGGCACCTTCAGCCTGCACGGCGCGGTGCTGGGCGCGATCTTCCTGGTCATGATCGATCCGTTCCTGACCTATCTGAAGGACGACTTGCCCGGCATCATCGCGGGAACCTTCGCAACGTTCGGCGCGGATAGCGTGACCGCGGGGAAGATTTACAGCAACGTCGCCGCCGTTGCATCCGCCAACGGCCTCAAGGGCGCGATCTACGGCGTGATCATCGTGCTGTTCGTGCTGTTTGAGCCGCTCGGTCTCTACGGCCGCTGGCTGAAGATAAAGCTCTTCTTCCAGCTATTCCCGCTCTACAAGCGCGCCACCTTCAAGCGCCAGAAGATCTACGTGAAATCGGAGCGGAATCGATGA
- a CDS encoding transglutaminase-like cysteine peptidase — MGLSLYARAWRAGIVACGLAWFGPADLRAETPERSAPVELPLQSPEPFGLAASSLSSGGLRDKWIGVQRRLDDEMVQLALCEGDRDGCVSPAALKFLDIVGAARSREGRARLGEINRAINLAIRPMSDLAQHGQIDVWTSPLATLARGGGDCEDYAIAKFVALRRAGLAPDDLRIVVLRDTIHGEYHAVTAARLDGRWLTLDNRRTAMVEDADVRNFQPTFVIGQHGVMRYADAPLLANASGSNSVAPFVVSSLAASADRSSERAD, encoded by the coding sequence ATGGGATTATCACTCTATGCGCGCGCATGGCGTGCGGGCATCGTCGCGTGCGGCCTGGCCTGGTTCGGGCCAGCCGACCTGCGCGCGGAGACGCCGGAGCGATCCGCGCCGGTGGAGCTGCCCCTCCAATCGCCGGAGCCGTTCGGGCTTGCCGCATCTTCCCTCTCCAGCGGCGGACTGCGTGACAAATGGATCGGCGTGCAGCGCCGGCTCGACGACGAAATGGTGCAGCTTGCGCTCTGCGAAGGCGACCGTGACGGCTGCGTGTCGCCGGCCGCGCTGAAATTCCTCGACATCGTTGGCGCCGCCCGCTCGCGCGAAGGCCGCGCCCGGCTCGGCGAAATCAACCGCGCCATCAATCTCGCCATCCGGCCGATGAGCGACCTCGCCCAACACGGCCAGATCGACGTCTGGACGTCGCCGCTCGCAACGCTCGCGCGTGGCGGCGGCGATTGCGAGGATTATGCGATTGCGAAATTCGTCGCCTTGCGCCGCGCCGGCCTCGCGCCGGACGATCTCAGGATCGTAGTGCTGCGCGATACCATCCATGGCGAGTACCATGCGGTGACCGCCGCGCGGCTGGACGGGCGCTGGCTGACGCTCGACAACCGCCGCACGGCGATGGTCGAGGATGCCGACGTCAGAAATTTCCAGCCGACATTCGTAATCGGCCAGCACGGTGTGATGCGATACGCCGATGCGCCGCTGCTCGCCAACGCCTCAGGCAGCAATTCTGTGGCGCCGTTCGTGGTGAGTTCTCTGGCTGCCTCCGCGGACCGGTCATCCGAACGCGCCGACTGA
- a CDS encoding PQQ-dependent dehydrogenase, methanol/ethanol family: protein MSHRSARLAQAAIAIALGLTLSCSGALAQSPAKGSPEHIKAVTSAVDGASIKANTATSNDWPTIGLDYAETRFSKLNQINADNVKKLGLVWSYPLESSRGVEATPVVVDGIMYQTASWSVVHAIDARTGKRLWTFDPKVDREKGYKGCCDVVNRGVALWKGKVYFGAYDGRLFALDAATGKVVWEKDTVASKDHSYTITGAPRVFNGKVVIGNGGAEFGARGYVTAYDAETGNQAWRWFTVPGDPSKPFEDESMAAAAKTWDPAGKYWINGGGGTVWDTITFDPDLNLVYIGTGNGAPWNQKIRSPAGGDNLYLSSIVALNADTGKYAWHYQETPGDHWDYTATQPMILADITLDGAPRKVILHAPKNGFFFVIDRTNGKFISAKNFVDVNWATGYDANGRPIEIKEARSDEAYDSIPGPAGAHNWHPMSFNPQTGLVYIPAQGIPTNLTPEKAFKHNAVEPGKFASATGWNIGFLLNATPPKNPAFGRLLAWDPVKQKEAWRVEHVAPWNGGTLTTAGNLVFQGTADGRFVAYNATTGEKLWESPTGTGVVAAASTYMLDGKQYVSIAVGWGGVIGQWIRATELQSPGTVYTFAVDGKAPLPAFVKYQTEGLLKGVKYDPKDIPEGTAIYVAACAACHSVPGVDNGGNIRNLGYVAPETITNLKDIVFKGPFRDRGMPDFTGKLKEEDIPKLQAFIQGTADAIRPK, encoded by the coding sequence ATGTCCCATCGATCGGCGCGCCTTGCGCAGGCCGCGATCGCCATCGCCCTGGGGCTGACACTTTCCTGCAGCGGTGCACTCGCGCAGAGTCCTGCCAAGGGATCGCCCGAGCACATCAAGGCCGTCACCTCGGCGGTCGACGGCGCATCGATCAAGGCCAATACCGCGACCTCGAACGACTGGCCGACGATCGGCCTCGATTACGCCGAGACGCGCTTTTCCAAGCTCAACCAGATCAACGCCGACAACGTCAAGAAACTCGGACTGGTGTGGAGCTATCCGCTCGAATCTTCCCGCGGCGTCGAGGCGACGCCGGTCGTGGTCGACGGCATCATGTATCAGACCGCGTCATGGAGCGTGGTGCACGCCATCGACGCCCGCACCGGCAAGCGGCTATGGACGTTCGATCCCAAGGTCGACCGCGAGAAGGGCTACAAGGGCTGCTGCGACGTGGTCAACCGCGGCGTCGCGCTCTGGAAGGGCAAGGTTTATTTCGGCGCCTATGACGGCCGGCTGTTCGCGCTCGACGCCGCCACCGGCAAGGTGGTCTGGGAAAAAGATACCGTGGCCAGCAAGGATCACTCCTACACCATCACCGGTGCGCCGCGCGTGTTCAACGGCAAGGTGGTGATCGGCAATGGCGGCGCCGAATTCGGCGCGCGCGGCTATGTCACCGCCTATGACGCCGAGACCGGCAACCAGGCCTGGCGCTGGTTCACCGTGCCCGGCGATCCGTCAAAGCCGTTCGAGGATGAATCGATGGCGGCCGCGGCCAAGACCTGGGATCCCGCCGGCAAATACTGGATCAATGGTGGCGGCGGCACGGTCTGGGATACCATCACCTTCGATCCCGATTTGAACCTCGTCTATATCGGTACCGGCAACGGCGCGCCGTGGAACCAGAAGATCCGCAGTCCCGCCGGCGGCGACAATCTCTATCTCTCCTCGATCGTCGCGCTGAATGCCGATACCGGAAAATATGCCTGGCACTATCAGGAAACGCCCGGCGACCATTGGGACTACACCGCCACCCAGCCGATGATCCTGGCGGACATCACGCTCGATGGCGCGCCGCGCAAGGTGATCCTGCACGCGCCGAAGAACGGCTTCTTCTTCGTCATCGACCGCACCAACGGCAAGTTCATCTCAGCGAAGAACTTCGTCGACGTGAACTGGGCGACCGGCTACGACGCCAACGGCCGGCCTATCGAGATAAAGGAGGCGCGCAGCGACGAAGCCTATGACAGCATTCCCGGCCCGGCCGGCGCCCACAACTGGCATCCGATGTCGTTCAATCCGCAGACCGGTCTTGTCTATATTCCGGCACAAGGCATCCCCACCAACCTCACGCCGGAAAAGGCCTTCAAGCACAATGCGGTCGAGCCCGGCAAATTCGCCAGCGCGACGGGCTGGAATATCGGCTTCTTGCTGAACGCCACGCCCCCCAAGAACCCGGCCTTCGGACGCCTGCTGGCCTGGGATCCGGTCAAGCAGAAGGAAGCCTGGCGCGTCGAGCACGTGGCGCCGTGGAACGGCGGCACGCTCACCACCGCGGGCAACCTCGTATTCCAGGGCACCGCCGACGGACGCTTCGTCGCCTACAACGCCACGACGGGTGAAAAGCTCTGGGAAAGCCCGACCGGCACCGGCGTGGTCGCGGCGGCCTCGACCTACATGCTCGACGGCAAGCAATATGTTTCGATCGCGGTCGGTTGGGGCGGGGTCATCGGCCAGTGGATTCGCGCCACCGAGTTGCAGAGCCCGGGCACGGTCTACACCTTTGCGGTCGACGGCAAGGCGCCGCTGCCGGCCTTTGTGAAATACCAGACCGAAGGCCTGTTGAAGGGCGTGAAATACGACCCAAAGGATATCCCTGAAGGCACCGCCATCTACGTCGCCGCCTGCGCCGCCTGCCACAGCGTGCCCGGCGTAGACAACGGCGGCAACATCAGGAATCTCGGTTATGTCGCGCCCGAAACCATCACCAACCTGAAGGACATCGTGTTCAAGGGCCCGTTCCGCGACCGCGGCATGCCCGACTTCACCGGCAAGCTGAAGGAAGAGGACATCCCGAAGCTGCAGGCCTTCATCCAGGGCACGGCGGACGCGATCCGGCCGAAGTGA